A genomic window from Streptomyces sp. MST-110588 includes:
- a CDS encoding GMC family oxidoreductase N-terminal domain-containing protein — MRHGFDDIVVGAGPAGVVLAARLSQDPGRRVLLIEAGPDYPDPARLPQDLRNGCTPSMVDHDWSLAAERADGARLPLPRGRVVGGSSAVNSCIALRLEPEDFARWTERAGGTDWSWPDVLPYFTGLESDADFRGPHHGAHGPLPLRRPSPHELSPLSAALVEAATALGHPYVADHNAPGTTGVGPLPLNLAEGGRRVSAVAAYLDPVRGRPNLTIAADTLVDRVLFEGPAGNTATGVVTVHAGRTARVYGDRVTLCAGAYATPALLHRSGVGPAALLRSLGVDVVADLPGVGAGLMDHSQVPIGVIPVPGLCDPADPCAQVLLRYTAPGSDIANDMQLYVLNHVELDVYAPHLAGRVPGGRAFMVTSNLMAPRGRGTVTALSRSPHDPPRISIDYAADPEDLRRQRAGARLCRELLRQPPFTALTKEIITTDAMDALDAEAAGSPGQLDAFIRRAARTAHHPMGTARIGPAQDPDAVVDGRCRVHGTERLQVADTSVIPVPVRANTHLVALVIGERVAAWSTGEGSGT, encoded by the coding sequence GTGCGTCACGGCTTCGATGACATCGTCGTCGGCGCGGGACCGGCGGGAGTGGTGCTCGCGGCCCGTCTCTCGCAGGACCCCGGCCGCCGGGTCCTGCTGATCGAGGCGGGACCCGACTACCCCGACCCCGCCCGGCTGCCCCAGGACCTCCGCAACGGCTGCACCCCCTCGATGGTGGACCACGACTGGTCACTGGCCGCCGAACGCGCCGACGGCGCACGGCTGCCGCTCCCGCGCGGCCGGGTGGTCGGCGGCTCCTCGGCGGTCAACAGCTGTATCGCGCTGCGCCTCGAGCCGGAGGACTTCGCCCGGTGGACGGAGCGGGCGGGCGGCACCGACTGGTCCTGGCCCGACGTCCTGCCGTACTTCACCGGGCTGGAGAGCGACGCGGACTTCCGCGGCCCCCACCACGGCGCCCACGGCCCGCTGCCGCTGCGCCGGCCCTCCCCCCACGAGCTGTCCCCGCTGTCGGCCGCCCTGGTGGAGGCCGCGACCGCCCTCGGCCATCCCTACGTGGCCGACCACAACGCGCCCGGGACCACCGGAGTGGGCCCGCTGCCCCTGAACCTCGCCGAGGGCGGACGCCGCGTCTCCGCCGTGGCCGCCTACCTGGACCCGGTACGCGGCCGGCCCAACCTGACGATCGCCGCCGACACCCTGGTCGACCGGGTCCTGTTCGAGGGGCCCGCGGGAAACACCGCGACCGGGGTCGTGACGGTCCACGCGGGCCGTACCGCCCGGGTGTACGGGGACCGGGTCACGCTGTGCGCGGGCGCCTACGCGACCCCCGCGCTGCTGCACCGCTCCGGCGTCGGCCCGGCCGCGCTGCTGCGCTCGCTCGGCGTGGACGTCGTGGCCGACCTGCCGGGCGTCGGCGCCGGGCTCATGGACCACTCCCAGGTTCCCATCGGCGTCATCCCCGTTCCCGGGCTGTGCGATCCGGCCGACCCCTGCGCGCAGGTCCTCCTGCGGTACACGGCGCCGGGCTCGGACATCGCCAACGACATGCAGCTCTACGTACTCAACCACGTCGAACTGGACGTGTACGCACCCCACTTGGCCGGCCGGGTGCCCGGCGGGCGGGCGTTCATGGTGACCTCCAACCTCATGGCCCCCCGCGGCCGGGGAACGGTCACCGCACTCTCCCGCTCCCCGCACGACCCGCCGCGCATCAGCATCGACTACGCCGCGGACCCCGAGGACCTGCGCCGCCAGCGCGCCGGGGCCCGGCTGTGCCGGGAACTGCTGCGGCAGCCCCCGTTCACCGCGCTGACCAAGGAAATCATCACCACGGACGCCATGGACGCCCTGGACGCGGAGGCGGCCGGCTCGCCGGGCCAACTGGACGCCTTCATCCGCCGGGCGGCACGGACGGCCCACCACCCCATGGGCACCGCCAGGATCGGCCCCGCCCAGGACCCGGACGCCGTGGTGGACGGCCGCTGCCGCGTCCACGGCACCGAGCGGCTCCAGGTGGCCGACACCTCGGTCATCCCGGTCCCGGTCCGGGCCAACACCCACCTGGTCGCCCTGGTCATCGGAGAACGGGTCGCCGCCTGGTCGACCGGCGAAGGGAGCGGGACATGA
- a CDS encoding glycine amidinotransferase, which produces MSRPANLVNSWNEWDPLREIVVGIADNACFEPAEPGHRPQMRTPDGGSAPFPTGPKPAEMTDRANEQLDGLVRLLESQGVTVRRPVAPDLASPVRTPDFAVDNQYCVVCPRDVMITLGNEIVEATMSRRARYFEYRAYRELVYSYWNNDPGMVWTVAPKPSMADSMYRQEFWEWPLEERHRRMHSSEFCVTQDEVVFDAADISRFGRDIVVQESMTTNRQGIHWLKRHLEPRGFRVHPVHFPLDFFPSHIDCTFVPLRPGLVLTNPERPLREGEEQMFLRNGWELVDVPQPKSTNDEMPRYCQSSKWLSMNVLSISPTKVVCEEQEKPLQDLLDKLGFEVFPVPFRDVFEYGGSLHCATWDVNREGTAEDYFPVNDYRPLAEGPRTLE; this is translated from the coding sequence ATGAGCCGACCGGCGAACCTGGTCAATTCCTGGAACGAGTGGGACCCGCTGCGTGAGATCGTCGTCGGGATCGCCGACAACGCCTGCTTCGAGCCGGCCGAGCCCGGCCACCGGCCGCAGATGCGCACCCCGGACGGCGGCAGCGCCCCCTTCCCCACCGGGCCCAAGCCGGCCGAGATGACCGACCGTGCCAACGAGCAGCTCGACGGCCTGGTGAGGCTGCTGGAGTCGCAGGGCGTCACCGTCCGCAGGCCCGTGGCGCCCGACCTGGCGAGCCCGGTGCGTACGCCGGACTTCGCGGTGGACAACCAGTACTGCGTGGTGTGTCCCCGGGACGTCATGATCACGCTCGGCAACGAGATCGTCGAGGCCACGATGTCGCGCCGCGCCCGGTACTTCGAGTACCGGGCCTACCGGGAACTGGTCTACTCGTACTGGAACAACGACCCCGGCATGGTGTGGACCGTGGCGCCCAAGCCGTCGATGGCCGACTCCATGTACCGCCAGGAGTTCTGGGAGTGGCCGCTGGAGGAGCGGCACCGCCGGATGCACTCCTCGGAGTTCTGCGTCACCCAGGACGAGGTGGTCTTCGACGCCGCCGACATCAGCCGGTTCGGCCGCGACATCGTCGTACAGGAGTCGATGACCACCAACCGGCAGGGCATCCACTGGCTCAAGCGCCATCTGGAGCCGCGCGGTTTCCGGGTCCACCCGGTGCACTTCCCGCTCGACTTCTTCCCCTCGCACATCGACTGCACCTTCGTGCCGCTGCGGCCGGGACTGGTGCTGACCAACCCGGAACGGCCGCTGCGCGAGGGCGAGGAGCAGATGTTCCTGCGCAACGGCTGGGAGCTGGTCGACGTGCCCCAGCCGAAGTCCACCAATGACGAGATGCCCCGGTACTGCCAGTCCTCCAAGTGGCTGTCGATGAACGTGCTGAGCATCTCCCCGACGAAGGTGGTGTGCGAGGAGCAGGAGAAGCCGCTGCAGGACCTGCTCGACAAGCTCGGGTTCGAGGTCTTCCCCGTGCCCTTCCGCGATGTCTTCGAGTACGGCGGATCGCTGCACTGCGCCACCTGGGACGTCAACCGGGAGGGGACGGCCGAGGACTACTTCCCCGTCAACGACTACCGGCCGCTCGCCGAAGGCCCGCGCACCCTGGAGTGA
- a CDS encoding MFS transporter: MGDRLTSGTEGTGGTGAVHGAGRAPGDPPPRPVARTGAFMTAMVVDAVGSGVWITFSLLYFTYGQGMALTTAGSALSTGALAALLAGGLAVGVITDRMGPFPAATLSCALRAAGFPCYLLADTPVTVAATAFAISFGDRLYWAAHAGLVDSVTATQQAQRGLFALMNSLRNVGLGVGALAVALGASFQDAGGAALWHAVPVANAVSFAVAGVMFRWVGRPLRQAPVPGKDAGEGEGASYRAVLANRRFLAFTGATLSITLSSVAFDSVLPVYLRSLGMPLWMPPVAYVLSCVAIPAFQPLALWLGRRHRPMRLMALAAVLVAVALASLVPLGRFDRAGGTVCVALAVVVFSLGEAVFGAVAMTIVLSFATRQDAGRYSALYQLAWGLSGALGPGVHTLLLSASGSAPWTVMACALLVGAAVYLRLARTTPYASVPQPCAGDPAGRKGEP, from the coding sequence GTGGGAGACCGGCTGACCTCGGGTACGGAAGGTACGGGCGGTACGGGAGCCGTGCACGGCGCGGGCCGGGCGCCCGGCGATCCGCCGCCCCGCCCTGTGGCACGCACCGGGGCCTTCATGACGGCGATGGTCGTGGACGCCGTGGGCAGCGGCGTGTGGATCACCTTCTCCCTGCTGTACTTCACCTACGGGCAGGGCATGGCCCTGACCACCGCCGGCTCCGCGCTGAGCACGGGAGCGCTGGCCGCGCTGCTGGCCGGCGGGCTGGCCGTCGGAGTGATCACGGACCGGATGGGCCCGTTCCCGGCCGCGACGCTCAGTTGCGCGCTGCGCGCGGCCGGCTTTCCCTGCTACCTGCTGGCCGATACCCCGGTGACGGTCGCCGCCACCGCGTTCGCCATCAGCTTCGGCGACCGGCTCTACTGGGCGGCGCACGCGGGCCTGGTCGACAGCGTCACCGCCACCCAGCAGGCGCAGCGCGGCCTGTTCGCCCTGATGAACTCGCTGCGCAACGTGGGCCTGGGGGTGGGCGCGCTGGCCGTCGCCCTGGGCGCCTCCTTTCAGGACGCCGGCGGCGCCGCGCTGTGGCACGCCGTCCCGGTGGCCAACGCGGTGAGCTTCGCCGTCGCCGGGGTGATGTTCCGGTGGGTGGGCCGGCCCCTGCGGCAGGCGCCCGTACCCGGGAAGGACGCGGGAGAGGGGGAGGGGGCCTCCTACCGCGCCGTCCTGGCCAACCGCCGGTTCCTCGCCTTCACCGGGGCCACCTTGTCGATCACCCTCTCCAGCGTCGCCTTCGACTCGGTCCTGCCCGTCTACCTCCGGTCGCTTGGGATGCCGCTGTGGATGCCACCGGTGGCGTACGTGCTCTCCTGCGTGGCGATCCCGGCGTTCCAGCCCCTGGCCCTGTGGCTGGGCCGCCGGCACCGGCCGATGCGGCTGATGGCGCTGGCCGCCGTGCTCGTCGCGGTCGCGCTGGCGTCCCTGGTGCCGCTCGGCCGGTTCGACCGGGCCGGCGGCACGGTCTGCGTCGCGCTGGCCGTCGTGGTGTTCAGCCTGGGCGAGGCGGTGTTCGGGGCGGTCGCCATGACCATCGTGCTGTCGTTCGCCACCCGGCAGGACGCCGGCCGCTACAGCGCCCTGTACCAACTCGCGTGGGGACTGTCGGGGGCGCTGGGCCCCGGGGTGCACACGCTGCTGCTGTCGGCGTCGGGCAGCGCGCCGTGGACCGTGATGGCGTGCGCGCTGCTCGTGGGCGCCGCCGTCTATCTCAGGCTCGCCAGGACGACACCGTACGCATCCGTACCTCAGCCGTGCGCCGGCGATCCGGCCGGCCGGAAGGGAGAGCCATGA
- a CDS encoding glycosyl hydrolase family 18 protein: MDHAPAFPVRIGLTLLLAATALLTGPSAATASAGAPGPRADDPGRTVSAWLPYWGDTQGAYRDAVDHAAQLHTVSPFWYQADSGTLIKSWPGAADKAVVDGLHAAGIKVVPTVTESLDAATMGPLLGDAQRRAAHVDALMKVVASASYDGLDLDYERMAATGDTAQRERVRTGYNAMTTELCGRLHAQKKSCVVTVMARTEAGGAYDYPHLGRTADRMRIMGYDLHWAGGPPGPLSSVGWYGDFLRYATGSVPREKIEVAFPGYGWDWTAGSTARAQHVTWKDAEALRKSKGIAYQFDESSGTPHFTYTEGGARHEVWYQDARGVTAHLAVLKKYGVRNTGLWALAFEDPAFWNALRGQ, from the coding sequence ATGGATCACGCACCAGCTTTCCCGGTACGGATCGGGCTCACGCTCCTGCTGGCCGCGACGGCCCTCCTCACGGGCCCGTCGGCCGCCACCGCCTCGGCCGGCGCCCCGGGCCCGAGGGCGGACGACCCGGGGCGTACGGTATCGGCCTGGCTGCCCTACTGGGGCGACACCCAGGGCGCCTACCGCGACGCCGTCGACCACGCCGCGCAGCTCCACACCGTCAGCCCCTTCTGGTACCAGGCGGACTCCGGAACGTTGATCAAAAGCTGGCCCGGCGCGGCGGACAAGGCCGTCGTCGACGGGCTGCACGCGGCCGGCATCAAGGTCGTGCCCACCGTCACCGAGTCGCTGGACGCCGCCACGATGGGCCCGCTGCTGGGCGATGCGCAGCGCCGCGCGGCGCACGTGGACGCGCTGATGAAGGTGGTGGCGAGCGCCTCCTACGACGGCCTGGACCTGGACTACGAGAGGATGGCCGCCACCGGCGACACCGCCCAGCGCGAGCGCGTACGGACCGGGTACAACGCGATGACCACGGAGCTGTGCGGGCGGCTGCACGCCCAGAAGAAGAGCTGCGTGGTCACGGTGATGGCGCGTACCGAAGCCGGCGGCGCGTACGACTATCCGCATCTGGGCAGGACGGCCGACCGGATGCGCATCATGGGGTACGACCTGCACTGGGCGGGCGGCCCGCCCGGTCCGCTGTCCTCGGTCGGCTGGTACGGCGACTTCCTGCGGTACGCCACCGGCAGCGTCCCGCGCGAGAAGATCGAGGTCGCCTTCCCCGGCTACGGGTGGGACTGGACGGCCGGCTCCACCGCCCGGGCCCAGCATGTGACCTGGAAGGATGCCGAGGCGCTGCGCAAGAGCAAGGGCATCGCCTACCAGTTCGACGAGAGCTCCGGTACGCCGCACTTCACGTACACCGAGGGCGGCGCCCGGCACGAGGTCTGGTACCAGGACGCGCGGGGCGTCACCGCCCATCTCGCGGTGCTGAAGAAGTACGGCGTGCGGAACACCGGCCTATGGGCGCTGGCGTTCGAGGACCCGGCGTTCTGGAACGCTCTGCGCGGCCAGTAG
- a CDS encoding RICIN domain-containing protein produces MIINDDRWSVTGRKEGRDVNGADGLTVLEEGTYVLRNVGSGLLLEVEGGRKGSGANVRQGKEDGSAAQLWRVTEVHPGSALRHLTNVGSGKRLDVAGASTENGANVQQWKANNYGAQEWLCEQHVEAPGTFTLISYVSGLLLEVAEDSTEHGANVQQWEDRDTPGQWWTLERR; encoded by the coding sequence ATGATCATCAATGATGACCGGTGGTCGGTTACGGGGCGGAAAGAGGGCAGGGACGTGAACGGGGCGGACGGTCTGACGGTGCTGGAGGAGGGGACGTACGTCCTGCGCAACGTGGGCAGCGGTCTGCTGCTGGAGGTCGAGGGCGGTCGCAAGGGCAGCGGGGCCAACGTACGGCAGGGCAAGGAGGACGGGTCGGCGGCGCAGTTGTGGCGGGTGACCGAGGTGCACCCCGGGAGCGCGCTGCGGCACCTGACCAACGTGGGCAGCGGCAAGCGCCTGGACGTCGCCGGCGCCTCCACCGAGAACGGCGCCAACGTGCAGCAGTGGAAGGCCAACAACTACGGGGCGCAAGAGTGGCTGTGCGAGCAGCACGTCGAGGCGCCCGGCACCTTCACGCTGATCAGCTACGTCAGTGGTCTGCTGCTGGAGGTCGCCGAGGACAGCACGGAGCACGGCGCCAACGTGCAGCAGTGGGAGGACCGCGACACCCCGGGGCAGTGGTGGACGCTCGAACGGCGCTAG
- the truD gene encoding tRNA pseudouridine(13) synthase TruD, which translates to MTGTLVLKHRPEDFRVRENLVLALTDAATADQRYLLLHKRGYTTMEAVRLVADRLGVSSRDIGYAGLKDEDGITEQLLSVPVQAAAPHDLPPAGLVEEAGPHRLLSLSHYGYGREPLRVGRLNGNGFRVVLRGLEETTAARLAARHRMNLLFVNYYDTQRFGVPGGPKRTHLVGEALLKEDWTLARHELAGLGAPESGTAARWQGTDRDLFRELDPRTVAFYLAAHSSYAWNAQVRELVAAVCPEESAQVRVDGLPYRFPTTGAAVAALLAACHELPYTRYAYQDGPVERPTVRPTVIQTTVTAEEEGPDEEFPGRRAVEVSFLLPSGCYATAALRQLIAQC; encoded by the coding sequence ATGACCGGCACGCTGGTGCTCAAGCACCGTCCGGAGGACTTCCGGGTACGGGAGAACCTGGTCCTGGCACTGACCGACGCGGCCACCGCCGACCAGCGCTACCTCCTGCTGCACAAACGCGGTTACACCACGATGGAGGCCGTACGGCTGGTGGCGGACCGGCTCGGGGTGTCCAGCCGGGACATCGGCTACGCCGGCCTGAAGGACGAGGACGGCATCACCGAGCAACTGCTGTCCGTACCGGTCCAGGCCGCCGCGCCGCACGATCTGCCGCCCGCCGGGCTCGTGGAGGAAGCCGGCCCCCACCGGCTGCTGAGCCTGAGCCACTACGGCTACGGCCGCGAGCCGCTGCGGGTCGGCCGCCTGAACGGCAACGGCTTCCGGGTGGTGCTGCGCGGCCTGGAGGAGACGACCGCCGCCCGCCTCGCGGCCCGGCACCGGATGAACCTGCTGTTCGTCAACTACTACGACACCCAGCGCTTCGGCGTCCCCGGCGGCCCCAAACGCACCCACCTGGTCGGCGAGGCCCTGCTGAAGGAGGACTGGACCCTGGCGCGGCACGAACTGGCCGGGCTCGGTGCCCCGGAGAGCGGGACCGCCGCCCGGTGGCAGGGCACGGACCGCGACCTCTTCCGCGAACTCGACCCCAGGACCGTGGCCTTCTACCTGGCCGCGCACTCCTCCTACGCCTGGAACGCCCAGGTGCGCGAGCTGGTCGCCGCGGTCTGCCCCGAGGAGTCGGCACAGGTGCGCGTGGACGGCCTGCCCTACCGCTTCCCCACCACCGGGGCGGCCGTGGCGGCGCTCCTGGCGGCCTGCCACGAACTGCCGTACACCCGGTACGCCTACCAGGACGGGCCCGTGGAACGCCCCACGGTACGGCCCACCGTGATCCAGACGACGGTGACCGCCGAGGAGGAGGGGCCGGACGAGGAGTTCCCCGGGCGCCGGGCCGTGGAGGTGAGCTTCCTGCTGCCGTCCGGCTGCTACGCCACCGCCGCGCTGCGCCAACTGATCGCCCAGTGCTGA